In Zobellia roscoffensis, the following are encoded in one genomic region:
- a CDS encoding aminotransferase class I/II-fold pyridoxal phosphate-dependent enzyme translates to MNHYIDTFPGRKIIINEVPHLYFGGTSYLALQMDNDFQKLFINNIKKYGTNYGASRKSNIRLSVFEKAENYLANLIGSEGCITLSSGYLAGQFLAQALNSKEHYFFYAPNTHSALYQIKRKPFTTFAALNIAVREHLTSNKTTPIVFLDSIDFSGCNYPSFEALQVLPLEEIVLVVDDSHGLGVVGENGGGVHSILSKLNIKELIVCGSLGKGFGIQAGAIFGTSERIKSLTETSFYGGASPATPAAMATLLQANFIYDVKRKRLQRNMHHFSSHLKKRKKFHFMEGHPAYSFSDIQLTEYLEANRIIVTSFPYPDESAPLMSRIVLSAAHKKKDIEHVLHCINILP, encoded by the coding sequence ATGAACCATTATATAGATACATTTCCTGGAAGAAAAATTATCATTAATGAAGTACCTCACCTTTATTTTGGAGGCACTTCATATCTTGCACTGCAGATGGACAATGATTTTCAAAAACTGTTCATTAACAATATTAAAAAATACGGCACCAATTACGGGGCTTCCAGAAAATCTAACATCCGGCTATCGGTATTTGAAAAAGCTGAGAATTATTTGGCTAATTTAATTGGTAGCGAAGGATGTATTACCCTATCATCTGGGTATTTGGCCGGTCAGTTTTTAGCTCAGGCACTCAATTCCAAGGAACATTATTTTTTCTATGCACCCAACACACACTCCGCGCTGTACCAAATTAAGAGAAAACCGTTCACGACCTTTGCCGCATTGAACATAGCCGTTCGCGAACATCTAACCTCCAACAAAACTACCCCAATAGTATTTTTAGACAGCATAGATTTTTCTGGATGCAACTACCCCAGTTTTGAAGCTTTACAAGTACTACCTTTAGAAGAGATTGTTTTAGTAGTAGATGACTCCCATGGTTTGGGTGTAGTTGGCGAAAACGGAGGCGGTGTGCATTCCATTTTATCAAAATTAAATATAAAAGAACTCATAGTTTGCGGATCATTGGGTAAGGGTTTCGGAATTCAAGCAGGGGCCATTTTTGGAACAAGTGAGCGCATCAAATCATTAACCGAAACTTCTTTCTATGGAGGCGCAAGTCCTGCAACGCCAGCTGCTATGGCCACTCTTTTACAAGCCAATTTTATTTACGATGTGAAAAGAAAACGACTGCAACGAAATATGCATCATTTTTCTAGTCATCTCAAAAAGCGAAAAAAATTCCACTTTATGGAAGGCCATCCCGCCTACTCCTTTTCGGACATACAACTAACCGAATACCTTGAAGCCAACCGAATTATTGTTACCAGCTTTCCTTATCCAGATGAAAGTGCGCCGCTTATGAGCAGAATTGTATTGAGTGCTGCCCATAAAAAAAAGGATATTGAGCACGTATTACATTGCATCAATATCCTTCCTTAG
- a CDS encoding SusD/RagB family nutrient-binding outer membrane lipoprotein, with amino-acid sequence MKVLKYILSITVTTAFLIGCDDYLGDNVDPNKELPENVTEADLLTTAIYNSSSAHYSIALSICQYSQQLASYFEPGADTQEEVQISGGWSNIYLQALADLSQVVTIAEESGATHYLGVAKVLQAFNLGLATDQWGDVPFSSALQGEDDFKPSYDSQESIYTQINSLLDEAITLLETSDTSTIGEDDLIYNGDLSKWTKTAYFLKAKYALHLSEVNQTEAIEGVLANVSSSFSSNEDDFQLMYNERNFNPWNSGVVLPNNTGNFSVLLSDQLVSLMDGTSIPFAAVALDPRLPLITTIGDDTEYRGAINGSAGSHEIAESEEDDGVSANTDLGANNFYSSQTAPVLLGSYSELKFMEAEALFLQDGGDATSVGGSIEAYNAYLEGIEANMDKLSVLPADKATYLTDASVAVGADNLTMALIMREKFIATFLNPESFVDLRRYDFDPNVFIGLELPVGHNEILNEEWVRRAQYPASEQTRNGEQVEAVTKDIGDPVWWDRD; translated from the coding sequence ATGAAAGTTTTAAAATATATATTATCGATTACGGTAACGACCGCTTTTTTAATTGGTTGTGATGATTATTTGGGCGATAACGTAGATCCGAACAAAGAGCTTCCTGAAAATGTCACGGAAGCAGATTTATTGACTACGGCTATTTACAATTCATCCTCTGCACATTATAGTATAGCCTTAAGTATATGTCAATATTCGCAGCAATTGGCCTCTTATTTTGAGCCTGGGGCAGATACGCAAGAAGAAGTTCAGATCAGTGGGGGGTGGAGCAATATTTATTTGCAGGCATTGGCAGATTTGAGCCAAGTAGTTACAATTGCCGAAGAAAGTGGTGCTACTCATTACTTGGGTGTGGCAAAGGTGTTACAGGCATTTAATTTAGGGCTTGCCACGGATCAGTGGGGAGATGTACCTTTTTCTTCGGCCTTACAAGGTGAAGACGATTTTAAGCCTTCATATGATTCGCAAGAAAGCATTTACACTCAAATAAATAGTTTGTTGGATGAGGCAATTACTTTGTTGGAAACCTCGGATACCAGTACCATAGGTGAAGACGATTTGATTTACAACGGAGACCTCTCAAAATGGACTAAAACGGCTTATTTCTTAAAGGCTAAGTATGCGCTTCATTTATCTGAGGTAAACCAAACCGAAGCAATTGAGGGTGTATTGGCTAATGTATCTTCTAGCTTTTCAAGCAATGAAGATGATTTTCAGCTAATGTACAATGAAAGGAACTTCAACCCGTGGAACTCAGGGGTTGTTTTGCCTAACAATACCGGAAACTTTTCAGTTTTATTATCTGATCAATTGGTAAGCCTTATGGATGGTACCTCTATACCTTTTGCTGCTGTAGCACTTGATCCACGTTTACCTCTTATCACAACAATAGGTGATGATACGGAATATAGAGGAGCTATTAACGGTTCTGCGGGAAGTCATGAAATAGCAGAATCGGAAGAAGATGACGGGGTGAGTGCTAACACAGACCTTGGAGCGAATAATTTTTATTCTTCTCAAACAGCTCCGGTACTATTAGGAAGCTATTCTGAATTAAAATTTATGGAAGCGGAAGCCTTGTTCCTTCAGGATGGTGGTGACGCAACTTCTGTTGGTGGTTCCATCGAAGCTTATAATGCTTATTTGGAAGGAATTGAAGCGAATATGGACAAGCTTAGTGTTTTGCCAGCCGATAAAGCAACCTACTTAACCGATGCATCCGTTGCTGTTGGTGCCGATAACTTAACAATGGCTTTAATTATGCGTGAAAAGTTTATTGCTACTTTTTTAAATCCAGAATCATTTGTTGACCTAAGAAGATATGACTTTGACCCCAATGTGTTTATAGGCTTGGAATTGCCCGTGGGACATAACGAAATATTAAATGAAGAATGGGTAAGAAGAGCTCAGTACCCGGCATCGGAACAAACCAGAAACGGTGAACAGGTTGAGGCGGTAACCAAAGATATAGGAGACCCTGTTTGGTGGGATAGGGATTAA
- a CDS encoding SusC/RagA family TonB-linked outer membrane protein has protein sequence MKNITLVMFALLCSYTSFGQTISGNVTDTKEVPLPGVSIVVERTNKGATTDFDGNYIISASEGDVLNFTYIGMKSKTVTIGGDQTINVVLEEDAQQLNEVVVTALGIKKEKRSVGYAIQEIGSDELNRDNNGDVLSGIQGKVAGVNINSSSGAAGAGSSIIIRGITSLNPSANNQPLFVVDGIPISNEATTGNLLPSTGSNAPSSSEQFSFTNRGADINPNDVESVSILKGPAATALYGVRAANGVVVITTKKGKNGETKFNLRTSIGWQEVNKTPDVQTKWREGRGGEIVSTSNNNAPDGYDFADDRTFGFWTLGPEYGPNDQNYDNFKNFFNRAFTTNNSLNISGGGESYTYFGSISRSDDEGLVPNTYFDRTSLKLSGTFNVTDKFTVEPSISYIVSDGRLPNGGDKSIMSSLSYWSPTIDINDYVLPNGNEKNYTAGVVDNPRYFAEVSYLDSRVNRILANTKFNYKFNDWASVQYQLGVDNYHDSRLRFVPPDIDPGSATQGFIVDEALNYNELTSNLFVTLSKDFNEDFSASILVGNQISDTKTRRLTLRAEGLDPNNLTAFGQANNFFEDIGGAERKIVGLFGDARLEYKNTLFLNVTGRNDWSSTLPKENRSFFYPSFNLSYVLSQTLQDAGSLPDFLTYAKFRASYAEVGKDAPAYVGVYYDQPSNFPFGTVDGLSRDSSGGSSTLRPERTASIEVGGELKFFNNRFGIDFTYYKQNSKDQILPVPVAQSSGFNTFVLNAGEIENKGLEALVNIVPVRNDNFQWDVTLNWSKVEAEVISLPNGIDEIIFADSGFPGVVSKLEVGGAPGDLFGYVYATHENGSRLIGDDGFPIIVANNPSDRVKVGNALPDWLGSVSSTVKYKGLALSFLLERKEGGELYDSGQRNGIRNGVLAITEFRDAEIVLDGVLADGSPNNIPVLIDENYYRSSSVYNRASEILVQDASWWRLRNVTLSYDLPNKLIKNTPFTTMGFSFTGTNLWLDTPFRGYDPEGSQFSAGTNAYGFTGLNIPNTKSFIFGLNLNF, from the coding sequence ATGAAGAATATTACACTCGTAATGTTTGCCCTACTTTGTTCGTATACATCGTTCGGTCAAACGATTTCAGGAAATGTCACTGATACAAAAGAGGTACCCTTACCAGGTGTTTCTATCGTAGTAGAAAGAACCAATAAAGGTGCTACAACGGATTTTGATGGCAATTATATCATATCAGCTTCCGAAGGTGATGTACTCAACTTTACTTATATAGGTATGAAAAGTAAGACCGTCACTATAGGTGGGGACCAAACCATTAATGTGGTTTTAGAAGAAGATGCCCAACAACTTAATGAGGTTGTGGTTACAGCTCTAGGTATTAAAAAGGAGAAGCGCTCTGTTGGTTATGCCATTCAAGAAATTGGCTCTGATGAGCTTAACCGAGATAACAACGGAGATGTTTTAAGTGGAATACAAGGTAAAGTTGCCGGGGTTAACATCAATTCTAGTAGTGGTGCTGCCGGCGCAGGTTCTAGTATTATCATTAGGGGAATCACCTCTTTAAATCCTTCGGCAAATAACCAGCCATTATTTGTTGTAGATGGTATACCTATAAGTAATGAAGCTACAACGGGTAACCTTTTACCGAGTACAGGGTCCAATGCACCCTCGTCTTCGGAGCAGTTTTCCTTCACTAACAGAGGGGCGGACATCAACCCTAATGATGTAGAAAGCGTTTCCATATTAAAGGGTCCCGCTGCTACCGCTTTGTACGGTGTAAGGGCTGCAAACGGGGTTGTTGTCATTACTACTAAGAAAGGAAAGAATGGCGAAACCAAGTTCAACCTTAGAACAAGTATTGGGTGGCAAGAGGTAAATAAAACACCTGATGTTCAAACAAAATGGAGAGAAGGTAGAGGCGGTGAAATCGTATCTACATCAAATAACAATGCTCCGGATGGTTATGATTTTGCTGATGACCGCACTTTTGGGTTTTGGACATTAGGACCTGAATATGGCCCGAACGACCAAAACTATGATAACTTCAAGAATTTTTTCAATAGGGCTTTTACTACGAATAACTCTTTAAATATAAGTGGAGGTGGTGAGAGCTACACCTATTTTGGTTCCATATCCCGGTCTGATGATGAAGGCTTGGTACCTAACACCTATTTTGACAGAACGTCACTTAAACTTTCAGGTACTTTTAACGTTACCGATAAATTTACGGTAGAACCCTCTATTTCATACATTGTATCAGATGGAAGATTACCAAATGGTGGAGATAAATCCATTATGAGTTCTCTTTCTTATTGGTCTCCAACTATAGATATAAATGATTATGTCTTACCTAATGGAAATGAAAAAAATTACACGGCAGGTGTTGTAGATAACCCTCGTTATTTTGCAGAAGTAAGCTATTTGGACAGTAGGGTCAATAGAATTTTGGCCAATACAAAATTCAATTATAAATTTAATGATTGGGCATCCGTGCAATACCAGTTGGGAGTGGATAATTATCATGATTCAAGACTCCGTTTTGTTCCACCAGATATTGACCCTGGTTCTGCAACCCAAGGTTTTATTGTTGATGAAGCTTTAAATTATAATGAGTTGACATCTAATTTGTTCGTTACCCTATCAAAAGATTTTAACGAAGATTTTTCTGCGTCTATCCTGGTAGGAAACCAAATATCGGATACAAAAACTAGAAGGCTTACTTTGCGTGCCGAAGGTCTTGATCCGAACAATCTAACGGCTTTTGGTCAAGCAAATAACTTCTTTGAGGATATTGGCGGAGCCGAACGTAAAATTGTTGGTTTGTTCGGAGATGCAAGGTTAGAGTACAAGAATACGTTATTTTTAAACGTAACAGGAAGAAATGACTGGTCATCCACACTGCCAAAAGAGAATAGAAGTTTCTTTTATCCGTCGTTCAATTTAAGCTACGTTCTATCTCAAACCCTTCAGGACGCAGGAAGCTTACCGGACTTTTTAACCTATGCCAAATTTAGGGCCTCTTATGCAGAAGTGGGTAAGGATGCCCCTGCCTATGTAGGAGTTTATTATGATCAACCTTCTAATTTTCCGTTTGGAACTGTAGATGGTCTTTCCCGGGATAGCTCAGGAGGGTCAAGTACATTAAGACCAGAACGTACAGCTTCAATTGAAGTTGGTGGGGAGCTCAAGTTTTTCAATAATCGTTTCGGAATAGATTTTACCTACTACAAACAAAATAGTAAGGACCAAATTTTGCCCGTACCGGTTGCTCAATCCTCTGGTTTTAATACGTTTGTTTTGAATGCAGGCGAAATTGAAAATAAAGGATTGGAAGCATTGGTAAACATTGTTCCTGTAAGGAACGATAACTTTCAATGGGATGTTACTTTGAACTGGTCGAAGGTTGAAGCGGAAGTTATTTCATTACCTAACGGAATAGATGAAATTATTTTTGCCGATAGTGGTTTTCCCGGGGTAGTTTCCAAACTGGAAGTTGGTGGAGCTCCCGGAGACCTTTTTGGATACGTTTATGCAACACATGAAAATGGTAGTCGGTTAATTGGTGATGACGGTTTTCCTATCATCGTGGCCAATAACCCTTCCGATCGGGTTAAAGTGGGGAACGCACTTCCAGATTGGTTAGGAAGTGTTAGTAGTACTGTTAAGTATAAAGGGTTGGCATTATCATTTTTGTTGGAAAGAAAAGAAGGTGGTGAACTTTATGACTCAGGACAACGAAATGGTATCCGTAACGGAGTTTTGGCTATTACAGAATTCCGTGATGCCGAAATTGTATTGGACGGAGTTCTGGCTGATGGTTCCCCAAATAACATTCCGGTGTTAATAGATGAAAATTACTATAGAAGTTCTTCCGTGTACAATCGTGCTTCGGAAATATTGGTTCAAGACGCTTCCTGGTGGCGTTTGCGGAATGTTACTTTGTCTTATGACCTTCCTAATAAACTGATAAAAAATACTCCTTTTACAACAATGGGTTTCAGTTTTACAGGTACTAATCTATGGTTAGATACGCCTTTCAGGGGGTATGATCCAGAGGGTAGTCAGTTTAGTGCCGGTACAAATGCTTATGGTTTTACCGGGCTTAACATACCTAATACAAAGTCGTTCATATTTGGTCTTAACCTTAATTTCTAG
- the trxB gene encoding thioredoxin-disulfide reductase — protein sequence MSDKIERLKTMIIGSGPAGYTAAIYAARADLKPVVYTGMEPGGQLTTTTEVDNFPGYPEGIDGPSMMVQLQQQAERFGTEVRIGMATAVELSDKVGGIHKVTIDDNKTIEAETIIISTGASAKYLNIPSEQRLRGGGVSACAVCDGFFYKGQDVAIVGAGDTAAEEASYLANICNKVTMLVRKDHMRASKAMQHRVESLSNIEIRYNTEVDEVLGEQVVEGLRMVNNQTGAKEDIAITGLFIAIGHKPSTDIFKGQLDMDDTGYIITKGKSTKTNKPGVFASGDAQDREYRQAVTAAGTGCMAALDAERYLATVETPQETV from the coding sequence ATGTCTGATAAAATAGAAAGGCTTAAAACGATGATTATAGGATCGGGACCTGCAGGTTATACAGCGGCAATTTATGCGGCTCGTGCAGATTTAAAACCGGTTGTATATACAGGAATGGAACCTGGAGGACAATTGACCACTACAACAGAGGTTGATAATTTCCCTGGCTATCCAGAAGGAATAGATGGCCCTAGTATGATGGTGCAGTTACAACAACAGGCAGAACGTTTTGGAACTGAAGTTCGTATTGGTATGGCAACGGCCGTTGAATTGAGTGATAAAGTTGGTGGCATTCATAAAGTAACTATAGACGATAATAAAACTATAGAAGCGGAAACTATAATTATTTCTACAGGTGCATCAGCAAAATATTTGAACATCCCTAGTGAACAACGTTTGCGTGGTGGTGGTGTTTCTGCATGTGCGGTTTGTGATGGATTCTTTTACAAAGGTCAAGATGTGGCTATTGTTGGTGCAGGAGATACTGCTGCAGAAGAGGCGTCTTATTTAGCTAATATCTGTAATAAAGTAACTATGTTAGTCCGTAAGGATCATATGCGTGCATCCAAAGCAATGCAACATCGCGTTGAAAGTCTAAGTAATATAGAGATTAGATATAATACGGAGGTAGATGAAGTTCTAGGCGAACAAGTTGTTGAAGGTCTGCGTATGGTCAATAACCAAACTGGGGCTAAGGAAGATATTGCCATAACAGGTCTTTTTATAGCTATTGGTCATAAACCAAGTACAGATATATTCAAAGGACAGTTAGATATGGACGATACAGGGTATATCATTACCAAAGGAAAGTCTACTAAAACTAACAAGCCTGGTGTTTTTGCAAGTGGAGACGCTCAAGATAGAGAATACCGCCAAGCGGTTACAGCTGCAGGTACGGGTTGTATGGCTGCGTTAGATGCAGAACGCTATTTGGCTACTGTAGAAACACCACAGGAAACGGTTTAA
- a CDS encoding LytR/AlgR family response regulator transcription factor, which translates to MDDLVLTSTIIEDSPFHSNQLAQLIDQNPNLSLKNVYRNGIDAKNHKANEEVDLLFLTVELPLITGFDLIETFKESPKIILVSNTPDHAFRAFDYDITDYLLKPILPARFQKSVDKVLRNAKLNTNNKDEEHFFVKSNSRKVKVNYKDIKWIEALGDYVKLVTEKSNHIVLSSMKAFEERLPNSQFVRIHKSYIINLKRIEKFNNTMVEVEGKKITLSRSRRDSFMSAIGTS; encoded by the coding sequence ATGGATGATTTAGTATTGACAAGTACAATTATAGAAGACTCTCCATTTCACTCTAATCAGCTAGCACAGTTAATAGACCAGAACCCGAATTTAAGTCTTAAAAATGTATATAGAAACGGAATAGATGCTAAAAATCACAAAGCAAATGAGGAGGTAGATCTTCTTTTTTTAACTGTAGAACTCCCTTTAATTACAGGTTTTGACTTAATTGAGACTTTTAAAGAAAGTCCCAAAATTATTCTAGTGAGCAATACACCAGACCATGCTTTTAGAGCTTTTGATTATGATATAACAGATTACTTATTAAAACCCATTTTACCCGCAAGGTTTCAAAAATCAGTAGATAAAGTACTGCGTAACGCGAAATTAAATACAAACAATAAAGATGAAGAGCATTTTTTTGTTAAAAGTAACTCTAGGAAAGTAAAAGTAAATTATAAGGATATAAAATGGATAGAGGCCTTAGGAGACTATGTAAAATTAGTTACTGAAAAGTCTAACCACATTGTACTATCTTCAATGAAAGCTTTTGAAGAAAGGTTACCCAATTCACAATTTGTACGTATTCACAAATCATATATTATCAACCTAAAAAGAATAGAGAAGTTCAATAATACTATGGTGGAAGTTGAAGGTAAGAAAATAACTTTAAGCAGAAGCAGGAGAGATTCTTTTATGAGCGCTATTGGGACCTCTTAA
- a CDS encoding universal stress protein produces the protein MLKVLLPTDFSENSRNAIDYALHYYKDDECVFYILHTYTPMAYRVDYILGSPAYVGLGDNWQSETEAQINEFCSEIEHLNQNEKHKFVTHIALESLLVEVLKVTSKEEIDVIVMGTQGATGAKSIFLGTRTRNVLKVSRCPVLVVPEGCFYKKPEKLALVTNYKRNFSADILAPVKQVLSRFKSSMHIMHINEEKQLDSIQASNKNTLDVYLKVFKPNYHWMPNFTNKTKSIQVFIKELDVDFLTMIKHERDFFGSIMREPVIKKVSFCVEIPFLVIPVND, from the coding sequence ATGCTAAAAGTCCTTTTGCCCACCGATTTTTCTGAAAATTCTAGAAATGCCATAGATTATGCACTGCATTATTATAAAGATGATGAATGTGTTTTCTATATTTTACATACATATACTCCTATGGCTTATAGGGTAGATTATATATTGGGATCACCGGCGTACGTTGGGCTTGGCGATAACTGGCAATCAGAAACCGAAGCTCAAATAAATGAGTTCTGCAGTGAAATAGAGCATTTGAACCAAAACGAGAAGCATAAATTTGTAACGCATATAGCATTAGAATCTTTATTAGTTGAGGTGTTAAAAGTTACATCAAAAGAAGAGATAGACGTGATTGTAATGGGCACTCAAGGAGCAACTGGAGCAAAATCTATATTTTTAGGAACCAGGACAAGGAATGTTTTAAAAGTATCAAGGTGTCCCGTATTGGTGGTTCCTGAGGGTTGTTTTTATAAAAAACCTGAAAAATTGGCTTTGGTAACAAATTATAAAAGAAATTTCTCTGCAGATATTTTGGCACCCGTAAAACAAGTTCTTTCTCGTTTTAAATCATCAATGCATATTATGCATATAAATGAAGAAAAGCAATTAGATTCTATCCAGGCGTCTAATAAAAATACATTAGATGTTTACTTAAAAGTGTTTAAGCCAAACTATCATTGGATGCCAAACTTTACCAATAAAACAAAGAGCATACAGGTTTTTATAAAGGAGTTAGATGTAGATTTTTTGACAATGATTAAACATGAGCGAGATTTTTTTGGAAGTATAATGAGGGAGCCAGTTATTAAAAAAGTAAGCTTCTGTGTTGAAATCCCTTTTTTAGTAATACCCGTAAACGATTGA
- a CDS encoding LytR/AlgR family response regulator transcription factor, producing the protein MNSVKLTCVVIDDSKTQRTAVAKLIKNHINLRFIADYKNAVDAQKHMGENNVDLVFLDIEMPLINGFQFIDSLKNRPQIILISAKEQYAMQAFDYDVTDYLLKPIGQNRFNTAIKKALQNNIEVEENEDDYIFVNSKLKKVKLPLGDIKWVEGLGDYIKVITEEKNILILSTMKSFAEKLPEDRFLRVHKSYIINLDKVEKFNGSQVEVCGHSIPLSRHKKLALEDALLNSQAH; encoded by the coding sequence ATGAACTCTGTAAAATTAACGTGTGTAGTTATAGACGACTCTAAAACGCAACGCACGGCAGTTGCCAAACTTATAAAAAATCATATCAATCTCCGTTTTATTGCCGACTACAAGAACGCTGTGGATGCACAAAAACATATGGGAGAAAATAATGTTGACCTCGTTTTTCTAGATATAGAAATGCCCCTAATAAATGGGTTTCAATTTATAGACTCTTTAAAAAACCGTCCGCAAATTATTCTTATATCTGCTAAAGAACAGTATGCCATGCAGGCTTTTGATTATGATGTAACGGATTATCTTCTAAAACCTATTGGCCAAAATCGTTTTAACACCGCCATTAAAAAAGCACTTCAAAATAATATTGAAGTTGAAGAAAATGAGGACGACTATATTTTTGTAAACAGCAAACTCAAAAAAGTAAAATTACCTCTTGGTGACATAAAATGGGTTGAAGGCCTTGGTGATTATATTAAAGTCATCACGGAAGAAAAAAATATTTTAATCTTGTCTACCATGAAATCTTTTGCGGAAAAACTTCCGGAAGACAGGTTCCTAAGGGTTCATAAATCATATATTATTAACCTTGATAAGGTTGAGAAATTTAATGGATCTCAAGTTGAAGTATGTGGACATTCAATTCCGCTAAGTAGACATAAAAAACTAGCATTAGAAGACGCATTATTGAACTCCCAAGCTCACTAG
- the galK gene encoding galactokinase, with the protein MQFLENFKPELVISSPGRINLIGEHTDYNMGYVLPTAIEKNITFSFKKNGSDNQCHVYSKTYDTGFEIDLNTIAVSKVEWENYILGVLNEISKRTDKVRGFDCIVESNLPTGSGLSSSAALECGLAFGLNEMFDLGLSKIEMVQLSQTAEHTYVGTQCGIMDQFASVMSEAGNVILLDCRSLEYKHIPIDLNPYKIILLNTKVSHNLASSEYNTRKQECEQGVAVIQKKNSNVKSLRDVDEEMLLAFKDDMNPIVYNRCSFIVKENDRVLEMVEALKQNNLKEVGQILYKAHDGISKEYEVSCPESDFLVDFSKNNNQVLGARQTGGGFGGCTLNIVHESAVGDFVSAATKAYKDKFDITLEAFEVRPSGGTTKI; encoded by the coding sequence ATGCAGTTTTTAGAAAATTTTAAGCCAGAATTGGTCATATCATCCCCAGGTAGAATTAACCTTATAGGTGAGCATACCGATTATAATATGGGGTATGTATTGCCAACGGCTATAGAAAAGAACATCACTTTTAGTTTTAAAAAGAACGGTTCAGATAATCAATGCCATGTATATAGTAAAACATACGATACGGGTTTTGAAATAGATTTGAATACAATAGCCGTAAGTAAGGTAGAGTGGGAGAATTATATTCTTGGTGTATTAAATGAAATCTCAAAACGAACGGATAAGGTAAGAGGTTTTGATTGTATTGTAGAAAGTAACTTACCTACAGGGTCAGGACTAAGTTCTTCCGCGGCATTAGAGTGTGGATTGGCTTTTGGTCTTAATGAGATGTTTGATTTGGGCCTGTCCAAGATAGAAATGGTACAACTCTCACAAACTGCAGAGCACACCTACGTGGGTACGCAATGTGGTATTATGGATCAATTTGCTTCCGTTATGAGTGAGGCTGGAAATGTTATTCTTTTGGACTGCCGTTCTTTAGAATACAAGCATATTCCAATAGATTTAAATCCGTATAAAATAATACTTCTTAATACTAAAGTTTCCCATAATCTAGCTTCAAGTGAGTATAATACGCGTAAGCAAGAATGTGAGCAAGGTGTTGCTGTTATTCAAAAGAAAAATTCCAATGTAAAATCTTTGCGAGATGTTGATGAAGAAATGCTTCTTGCATTTAAGGATGATATGAATCCCATAGTTTACAATAGATGTTCTTTTATTGTAAAGGAAAATGATAGGGTGTTGGAAATGGTTGAGGCATTAAAGCAGAATAACCTTAAGGAGGTGGGTCAAATCCTTTATAAGGCCCATGATGGGATTAGTAAAGAGTATGAAGTAAGTTGCCCTGAATCTGATTTCTTGGTAGATTTCTCAAAAAATAATAATCAAGTTCTAGGAGCGCGACAGACCGGAGGAGGCTTTGGTGGATGTACATTGAACATCGTACACGAAAGTGCGGTAGGAGATTTTGTAAGCGCAGCTACAAAGGCGTACAAAGATAAGTTCGATATTACTCTGGAAGCTTTTGAGGTGCGGCCAAGTGGAGGCACAACAAAAATATAA